One genomic region from Magnetococcales bacterium encodes:
- a CDS encoding BatD family protein, whose translation MMVIRRWLVVMGFIWLTLAAPALGQEAQIRLEEGPHQTEVPIRIEIVATGFAETPEPEVRVAAPPWGQLELVGISPEVRSQVQIVNGQMSQWKSVRFIFHYRFIGDRTGTVTLGPFQVVQGTHEAFTTPVTLELGEIPVAGKDQRIVLSLPEEGIYVGQRVPVRLQWWIEESLAERLVGHEARVPLFEMTDRLAFEEVREDNQTNALVIHSPSGAKKFAADTSRGTWEGRSWLVLTVDRIMIALKEGDLDIPGTSVILEEGIRWQRTFFGEKTATQVRRLRVADSPRTLHVKPLPEEGRPRGFSGAIGQDFSLEVTAQRSVVQAGDPIHLTLTLKGEGTLTMAGLPPLDRADGGLPVGDFRVPEGHVAGIVTDGVKKFEMTVRVLHEGVREIPPLAFSWFDPKSGRYETTHSRPIALSVSPARRVSAADVERGGRTEGEHPDRLPESATDAVPATVPEQRHETPTVTPETPPGSTSVKEDATAANGKGLNTETSPWTGADFAIERRVAVLQGKTPTDRILQGVWIGGYGGGVVCLGYALWRWRRNREDPIKARRRAMLRPLALEVTHGKTPKALADALRRMAMVATDFSRPELDSLLEALDNLAYAPGTGEKDIPSALKSRAVAFAKRLMDAAS comes from the coding sequence GTGATGGTGATCCGGCGATGGCTGGTGGTGATGGGTTTTATCTGGCTGACCCTGGCCGCCCCAGCCCTGGGCCAGGAGGCGCAAATACGGTTGGAGGAAGGTCCCCATCAGACGGAAGTCCCGATTCGTATCGAAATCGTGGCCACCGGTTTCGCGGAGACGCCGGAACCCGAGGTCCGGGTTGCGGCCCCCCCCTGGGGACAGCTTGAACTGGTGGGGATCAGTCCCGAGGTCCGTTCGCAGGTCCAGATCGTCAATGGCCAGATGAGCCAGTGGAAAAGCGTCCGCTTTATTTTCCACTACCGCTTCATCGGCGACCGGACCGGAACGGTGACCCTGGGTCCCTTTCAGGTGGTGCAGGGGACGCATGAAGCCTTCACCACCCCCGTGACCCTGGAACTGGGGGAAATCCCGGTCGCGGGAAAGGATCAACGGATTGTATTGAGCCTGCCGGAAGAGGGCATTTATGTCGGACAAAGGGTTCCGGTCCGCCTGCAATGGTGGATCGAGGAATCGCTGGCGGAACGGCTGGTTGGACATGAAGCGCGGGTTCCCCTGTTCGAGATGACCGATCGATTGGCCTTCGAGGAGGTCAGGGAGGACAATCAAACCAACGCCCTGGTGATACACTCCCCTTCCGGCGCGAAAAAGTTTGCCGCCGATACCTCGCGGGGGACCTGGGAGGGGCGTTCATGGCTGGTGCTGACGGTCGATCGGATCATGATCGCGCTCAAGGAGGGGGATCTTGACATTCCGGGAACGAGTGTCATCCTGGAGGAGGGAATCCGCTGGCAGCGCACCTTTTTCGGTGAAAAAACCGCCACCCAGGTACGGCGGTTGCGGGTTGCCGACAGCCCAAGGACGCTTCACGTCAAACCGCTCCCCGAAGAGGGACGGCCTCGGGGATTTTCCGGGGCCATCGGCCAGGATTTTTCCCTGGAGGTGACGGCCCAACGTTCGGTGGTTCAGGCGGGAGATCCGATTCATCTGACCCTGACCCTCAAAGGAGAAGGGACGCTGACGATGGCGGGGCTGCCACCGCTCGACCGGGCGGATGGGGGCCTGCCGGTCGGGGATTTTCGCGTTCCGGAGGGCCATGTGGCGGGAATTGTCACCGACGGAGTCAAGAAATTCGAGATGACGGTCCGGGTGCTGCATGAAGGGGTCCGGGAAATTCCACCGCTTGCCTTTTCCTGGTTCGACCCGAAAAGCGGACGCTACGAAACCACCCACTCCCGTCCCATCGCCCTGTCGGTCAGCCCGGCGCGGCGGGTATCGGCGGCGGATGTGGAGCGTGGAGGAAGAACGGAGGGAGAACACCCCGACCGCTTGCCCGAGTCGGCCACCGATGCCGTGCCCGCGACCGTTCCGGAACAGCGGCATGAAACACCGACCGTCACACCCGAAACGCCCCCCGGTTCAACCTCCGTGAAGGAAGACGCCACCGCCGCCAACGGAAAGGGCCTGAACACGGAGACCTCCCCCTGGACCGGGGCCGATTTTGCCATCGAGCGACGGGTGGCGGTCCTCCAGGGAAAGACACCCACCGACCGGATCCTCCAGGGGGTGTGGATCGGAGGATACGGCGGTGGGGTGGTCTGTCTTGGATACGCCTTGTGGCGCTGGCGGCGCAATCGGGAAGATCCGATCAAGGCGCGGCGCCGGGCCATGCTCCGTCCCCTGGCCCTGGAGGTCACGCACGGCAAAACGCCCAAGGCCCTGGCCGACGCCTTGCGCCGCATGGCCATGGTCGCGACCGATTTTTCGCGCCCTGAACTGGATTCACTGCTCGAAGCATTGGACAACCTGGCCTATGCCCCGGGAACGGGAGAAAAAGACATTCCATCGGCACTGAAATCCCGGGCCGTGGCGTTTGCCAAACGGCTCATGGATGCGGCATCATGA
- a CDS encoding AAA family ATPase, which produces MKISRVKLENFKRFGTLEIEIKNALTDDISDSFLILGDNGTGKTTVLQAIALCLSRITDTTHDVNDFDWQGWVPGRYEKWGTPVVEVEVHFSDDEIMATQEAARLWYGNGSHSVAGCYVQPGGATKVTVRLEGGHYSIVDGQQEHIFQFRGRYYATQLVKRGIIGAREFFTRLPGIFWFDQYRNLASPRPDQPEKKRGQFADDDQTLRRNEHFSIGVSRLRKHLNGWMMNRLTGGASDWLTELENSYKKIFPGRSFSMPEPMFRGGMPTAEDYYFCLNDGNRTYDIEEMSAGEQSVFPMLYEFVRMRIRNSIVLIDEIDLNLHPPMAQALLSALPTIGPNCQFLLTTHSEAISSLVSPEETCRLSGGRLCL; this is translated from the coding sequence ATGAAAATCTCGCGCGTCAAACTGGAAAATTTTAAACGATTCGGGACACTGGAAATCGAGATCAAGAACGCACTGACGGATGACATCTCGGATTCGTTCCTGATTCTTGGGGATAATGGCACGGGAAAAACGACTGTGCTTCAGGCGATTGCCTTGTGCCTGTCCAGAATTACCGACACAACCCATGATGTGAACGATTTTGATTGGCAAGGGTGGGTTCCCGGACGCTATGAGAAATGGGGGACGCCCGTGGTCGAGGTGGAGGTCCATTTCAGCGACGACGAAATCATGGCGACCCAAGAGGCGGCCCGGTTATGGTATGGAAACGGAAGCCATTCTGTCGCGGGGTGTTATGTCCAACCCGGTGGTGCAACGAAGGTGACCGTTCGCTTGGAAGGCGGCCATTATTCCATTGTCGATGGCCAGCAGGAACACATTTTCCAGTTTCGCGGTCGGTATTATGCAACACAATTGGTGAAGCGTGGCATTATTGGCGCCAGGGAGTTTTTTACCCGCCTTCCTGGTATCTTTTGGTTCGACCAATACAGGAATTTGGCTTCGCCGCGGCCTGATCAACCGGAAAAAAAACGAGGACAGTTTGCCGATGACGATCAGACATTACGCCGCAACGAGCACTTTTCAATCGGTGTCTCCCGGTTGAGGAAGCACCTCAATGGATGGATGATGAATCGGTTGACAGGTGGTGCAAGCGATTGGTTGACGGAGCTTGAAAACAGCTATAAAAAGATATTCCCAGGTCGTTCATTCTCCATGCCGGAGCCCATGTTTCGAGGTGGGATGCCAACTGCGGAGGATTATTACTTCTGTCTGAACGACGGCAACCGAACCTATGACATCGAAGAGATGTCCGCCGGTGAGCAGTCGGTCTTTCCGATGCTCTATGAGTTCGTTCGGATGCGGATTCGCAACTCCATCGTGTTGATTGATGAAATCGACCTTAATTTGCATCCTCCCATGGCGCAAGCGCTTCTTTCGGCTCTGCCAACCATCGGTCCCAACTGTCAGTTCTTGTTGACCACCCATTCCGAAGCCATCTCTTCCCTGGTCAGTCCCGAGGAGACCTGCCGCTTGTCGGGAGGACGATTATGCCTGTGA
- a CDS encoding DUF58 domain-containing protein yields MLTSEIIRRVKEIQIRTGRPVTDILAGEYMSVFKGGGVEFDEVRPYVPGDDIRTIDWNVTARAGQPFVKRFQEERQRSLLMVADVSASQNFGSHNRSKREITAELCALLAFSAIHNDDKVGLLLFHDGIEHYIPPRRGQTHALRVVREVLAHGRDDTRENPGQPTRPTPWRDFIRHPSLLRQEWRRWRTGTNASPPPNTDIAQAMDFMMTVNKRRGICFLISDFFAPEFDRAVAAANRKHDVIAVLVSDPREEILPDVGLLTLQDAETGEIQVVDTGSQAFRDGVARQARERISALEKRFGSLGIDCIHVDTTHNVVDPLIHFFRMRERRIRR; encoded by the coding sequence ATGTTGACCAGTGAAATCATCCGCCGCGTCAAGGAAATCCAAATCCGCACCGGTCGTCCGGTGACCGATATTCTCGCGGGTGAATACATGTCGGTCTTCAAGGGAGGCGGCGTCGAATTCGATGAGGTCCGCCCCTATGTCCCCGGCGACGACATCCGGACCATCGATTGGAACGTCACCGCCCGCGCCGGACAACCCTTCGTCAAACGATTTCAGGAAGAACGGCAACGCTCCCTGCTGATGGTGGCGGACGTTTCCGCCTCGCAAAACTTCGGCTCCCACAACCGAAGCAAACGCGAAATCACCGCCGAATTGTGCGCACTCCTCGCCTTTTCCGCCATTCACAACGACGACAAGGTCGGTCTGCTCCTGTTTCACGACGGCATCGAACACTACATCCCCCCCCGACGCGGACAAACCCATGCCCTGCGCGTGGTACGCGAAGTCCTGGCCCATGGCCGCGACGACACCAGGGAAAACCCAGGACAACCCACCCGGCCAACACCCTGGCGTGATTTCATACGCCACCCCTCCCTCCTGCGCCAGGAATGGCGCCGCTGGCGCACCGGCACAAACGCATCCCCACCGCCAAACACCGACATCGCCCAGGCGATGGATTTCATGATGACGGTCAACAAACGCCGGGGCATCTGTTTTCTGATCAGTGACTTTTTCGCCCCCGAATTCGATCGGGCAGTGGCCGCGGCCAACCGGAAACACGACGTGATCGCCGTCCTCGTCAGCGATCCCCGGGAAGAGATCCTCCCCGACGTCGGACTGTTGACCTTGCAGGATGCGGAAACGGGGGAAATCCAGGTCGTGGATACCGGATCGCAGGCCTTTCGCGACGGCGTGGCGCGACAGGCCAGAGAACGAATCAGCGCCCTCGAAAAACGGTTCGGTTCCCTGGGAATCGATTGCATCCACGTCGATACCACGCACAATGTCGTCGATCCCCTGATCCATTTTTTCCGGATGCGCGAGCGGAGAATTCGCCGATGA
- a CDS encoding cold-shock protein produces the protein MADRETGTVKWFNDSKGFGFIAREHGEDVFVHFSSIKSDGFRSLKEGQKVEFTVVQGQKGLQANDVEVV, from the coding sequence ATGGCTGACAGGGAAACAGGAACCGTCAAATGGTTCAACGACAGCAAAGGCTTTGGATTCATTGCCCGCGAACATGGTGAAGATGTCTTCGTCCACTTTTCCTCCATCAAGAGCGACGGCTTTCGTTCGCTGAAGGAAGGTCAAAAGGTCGAATTCACCGTTGTTCAAGGCCAAAAAGGTCTCCAGGCCAACGACGTGGAGGTGGTCTAG
- a CDS encoding VWA domain-containing protein has translation MSEPSFAHPEAIHLLWAILGLMTALFILDRRARRRLSLVIAPPLQTGLVSGPGRVRRGLGLFFTTLTLVFLTIALMRPQWGTHQVITPRSGANLMVCLDVSKSMLAEDVAPNRLERAKAELRDLLSHLHGHQVGLILFAGRATVVSPLTPDFGFFRLALDQAAPNSVSRGGTRLEEPIRKAIAGLNADAGVSRSILLITDGEDQDSFPLEAAHAAAERGIRILAIGFGDEAGSAIPITDHKTRTSSLLRDANGQVVKSRLDGDLLRQIARITDGAYIPAGTGVLDLKAIHDRHIAPLTRGAIDGTRRTVGNEVYPWAVLSALVSLLAAVATTSGRGGPDSPPWMKPARNIGLLLLGVFLSLPSANAAPATKSQEGKNAREQQTTATGSNITPQAANETKRTAREEYNLGLVLLGQKNYDSAMEHLTKGRDQAETDGTLRLRATHALGWAEAERAATQVAASPEEALRGIHRAASWFREALELDPTHEESRYNLEIVSRRALALADAMATTGKNDIAARLEALIVGQRALLDQMTPLIGEGSQEEETSPAMTRDPKLKQSLRDLAAGQLELLSQGEDLGSMATLEQENLSRKGEGTPDDRLRRLRLERMLADLHEARERMTQGRGALRRGEGIRAFRRATVALARLKQARERLAELPSRLATLSMDAAELAGHTRSVAHPEGEKDSRPPGYTTTWLREVQEVLSDRTRALREEIATGLNREETASTPTPPVTREPSSAKADETSHHDQTHLLEKALPLIDGVARHFASAQAALGTGETRQALEHQEMALQGLETARALFFSLEDLIERSWLEEERIRQHLREDPSLDKNALPSAMTLQEANIERMRRIGARIDERLRQARASGPPGTVGTEQPAADTTTANGVRNEEVQRLERAKELAALASERMDQARQDLRLIQDRSVTAPLAPMDPGPARVRVDVAVAILDELRQLFFSIVQHLQRTAQRQQDLADETRGLEPLTAEPEEKPLKERAGPLGERQRGLARTTHAIRESLEKQRDAMSSPPQPSAPAIQGDPGSPAENHQTSPQAAPAKAGGPPPTSAQTPETTRTGDIEKLGKAIVQVDTAEKEMEKAALSLDNPRKQLESARGSQEAALVALAEALALLSPPDQNDPSKNKEGMEKAGGTATHSENGAKEAGDKEKKGEEASGQEPRRPSPTMEGESPLLQGIRDREALRQRQRGARGTMKYEPVEKDW, from the coding sequence ATGAGCGAACCATCGTTCGCCCATCCGGAGGCGATCCATCTGCTCTGGGCCATCCTGGGGTTGATGACGGCCCTGTTCATTCTCGACCGCCGTGCCCGGCGACGGCTGTCCCTGGTGATCGCCCCGCCCCTTCAGACAGGACTTGTCTCGGGACCGGGCAGGGTTCGCCGAGGATTGGGATTGTTTTTCACCACCCTGACCCTGGTTTTTCTGACCATCGCCCTGATGCGACCCCAATGGGGAACCCACCAGGTCATCACGCCGCGCAGCGGCGCCAACCTCATGGTCTGCCTCGATGTTTCCAAATCGATGCTCGCGGAAGATGTCGCCCCCAACCGCCTGGAACGGGCCAAGGCGGAATTGCGTGATCTTCTGTCCCACCTGCACGGCCACCAGGTGGGACTGATCCTGTTCGCGGGACGGGCGACGGTGGTCTCCCCCCTGACGCCCGATTTCGGCTTTTTCCGCCTGGCCCTCGATCAGGCCGCCCCCAACAGCGTCTCCCGTGGCGGAACCCGTCTGGAGGAGCCGATCCGCAAGGCGATCGCCGGATTGAACGCGGATGCAGGAGTCTCCCGCTCGATTCTCCTCATCACCGACGGCGAGGACCAGGATTCCTTCCCCCTGGAGGCGGCCCACGCGGCGGCGGAACGTGGCATCCGCATCCTTGCCATCGGCTTCGGTGACGAAGCGGGAAGCGCCATCCCGATCACCGATCACAAAACCCGGACAAGCTCGCTCCTGCGCGATGCCAACGGCCAGGTGGTCAAAAGCAGGCTCGATGGCGACCTGTTGCGCCAGATCGCCCGGATCACCGATGGCGCCTACATCCCCGCGGGGACCGGCGTCCTCGATCTCAAGGCCATCCATGACCGGCACATCGCTCCCCTGACCCGGGGCGCGATCGATGGCACCCGGCGCACCGTCGGCAACGAGGTCTACCCGTGGGCCGTCCTGTCGGCCCTGGTTTCATTATTGGCCGCGGTGGCCACGACCTCGGGCCGGGGCGGACCCGATTCTCCGCCATGGATGAAACCGGCCCGAAACATCGGTCTTCTCCTCCTGGGCGTGTTTCTTTCCCTGCCGTCTGCGAACGCCGCCCCGGCAACGAAGTCCCAGGAAGGAAAAAACGCTCGGGAACAACAGACGACGGCGACCGGGAGCAACATCACACCCCAGGCCGCCAACGAAACAAAACGGACGGCACGGGAAGAGTACAATCTGGGATTGGTCCTCCTCGGGCAGAAGAATTACGACAGCGCCATGGAACACTTGACGAAGGGACGGGATCAGGCGGAAACCGATGGTACACTGCGACTCCGGGCAACCCATGCCCTGGGATGGGCCGAGGCGGAACGGGCAGCGACACAGGTCGCGGCGTCCCCCGAGGAGGCGTTGCGGGGAATTCATCGCGCCGCATCCTGGTTTCGCGAAGCCCTGGAACTCGATCCAACCCATGAGGAGAGCCGTTACAATCTGGAGATCGTGTCGCGGCGGGCACTGGCGTTGGCCGACGCGATGGCGACGACGGGCAAGAACGACATCGCGGCCCGTCTGGAGGCCCTGATCGTGGGCCAAAGGGCGCTTCTCGACCAGATGACACCGTTGATCGGCGAAGGTTCGCAAGAGGAAGAAACCTCCCCCGCCATGACCAGGGACCCGAAACTGAAACAATCCTTGCGCGACCTGGCGGCGGGCCAGCTTGAACTTCTGTCCCAGGGGGAAGATCTGGGATCGATGGCCACCCTGGAACAGGAAAACCTGAGCCGCAAGGGGGAAGGCACCCCCGATGACCGCCTGCGCCGACTGCGTCTGGAACGGATGTTGGCCGATCTGCACGAGGCCCGGGAACGAATGACACAGGGACGCGGCGCCCTGCGCCGCGGCGAGGGGATCCGCGCCTTTCGCAGGGCAACGGTGGCCCTTGCGCGGTTGAAGCAGGCCCGGGAGCGGTTGGCGGAATTGCCGTCCCGATTGGCCACCCTGTCCATGGACGCGGCGGAACTGGCGGGGCATACCCGGAGCGTTGCCCATCCCGAAGGGGAAAAGGATTCCCGCCCCCCCGGGTACACCACAACCTGGTTGCGGGAGGTCCAGGAAGTCCTGTCCGATCGGACCCGGGCGTTGCGGGAAGAGATCGCGACAGGATTGAATCGGGAGGAAACCGCATCGACGCCGACCCCACCCGTGACCAGGGAACCATCCTCCGCCAAAGCCGATGAGACATCGCATCATGATCAGACACACCTTCTCGAAAAGGCCCTCCCCCTGATCGACGGGGTGGCACGACATTTTGCCTCGGCCCAGGCCGCCCTGGGGACGGGAGAGACACGTCAGGCCCTGGAGCATCAGGAAATGGCCCTCCAGGGACTCGAAACGGCGCGGGCACTGTTTTTTTCCCTGGAGGATCTGATCGAGCGTTCCTGGCTGGAAGAGGAACGGATACGCCAACACCTTCGGGAAGATCCCTCCCTGGACAAAAACGCGCTCCCGTCCGCCATGACGTTGCAGGAGGCGAACATTGAACGGATGCGCCGGATCGGGGCCAGGATCGACGAAAGGCTGCGTCAGGCCCGGGCATCGGGCCCCCCCGGAACGGTCGGCACGGAACAACCCGCCGCGGACACCACGACGGCGAATGGCGTTCGGAACGAGGAGGTTCAACGGTTGGAACGGGCGAAAGAACTCGCGGCGCTCGCGAGCGAAAGGATGGATCAGGCGCGGCAGGATCTTCGCCTCATCCAGGATCGATCCGTCACCGCTCCTCTTGCCCCCATGGATCCGGGACCGGCACGGGTGCGGGTCGATGTGGCGGTGGCGATCCTGGACGAACTCAGGCAATTGTTTTTTTCGATCGTCCAACATTTGCAACGGACCGCGCAACGCCAGCAGGATCTGGCGGATGAAACCCGGGGGCTTGAACCGTTGACGGCGGAACCGGAAGAAAAACCCTTGAAAGAGCGCGCCGGACCGCTCGGAGAACGGCAACGGGGCCTGGCCCGGACCACGCACGCGATCCGGGAGTCCCTGGAAAAACAGCGTGATGCGATGTCATCCCCGCCCCAGCCATCCGCCCCGGCGATCCAGGGCGATCCCGGAAGCCCCGCGGAGAATCACCAGACATCTCCTCAAGCGGCACCCGCAAAAGCCGGTGGACCCCCCCCCACCTCCGCCCAGACCCCCGAGACGACCCGGACCGGAGACATTGAAAAACTGGGGAAGGCCATCGTCCAGGTGGACACGGCGGAAAAGGAGATGGAAAAAGCGGCCCTGTCCCTGGACAATCCGCGAAAACAACTGGAATCGGCCAGAGGTTCACAAGAGGCGGCGCTCGTGGCGCTGGCCGAGGCCCTTGCCTTGTTGTCCCCCCCGGACCAAAATGACCCGTCGAAAAACAAGGAAGGGATGGAAAAAGCGGGAGGGACAGCGACACATTCGGAAAACGGCGCGAAAGAGGCGGGTGACAAGGAGAAAAAGGGGGAAGAGGCCTCGGGACAGGAGCCTCGGCGACCGTCCCCCACCATGGAGGGAGAATCACCGCTATTGCAGGGGATCCGGGATCGGGAAGCGCTGCGACAACGGCAGAGGGGCGCTCGTGGAACCATGAAGTATGAACCGGTGGAGAAGGATTGGTGA
- a CDS encoding tetratricopeptide repeat protein encodes MNIFNRRADMAVKKIPTSKSKTKSWGNPRHSLPRWAPLFSFNGWLLLFLVVVPAWAGTESRLDEAIGLYLKAQEERDPSARRDGFRQSARLFRELADGMTPHAALHTNLGNAALQGGDLGQAILAFRRALVLDPGHEQARNNLHHARDTLPPTIPRPATDDLDLLPIPGMNMRSTTGRAALEGILFFLGAALVAIAVQRKSVRTRIIALIPFLLWMTLLLHETIRTAREKDHAVIVQEETIGHAADSINSPPAFPQPLPAGTEVRILERRRDWIRITLANGGSAWIRSSDTALIDHHRPDPE; translated from the coding sequence ATGAACATTTTCAATCGGCGTGCGGATATGGCGGTCAAAAAGATACCGACATCAAAGTCAAAAACAAAATCCTGGGGCAATCCCCGTCATTCCCTGCCACGGTGGGCCCCCCTTTTTTCTTTCAATGGTTGGTTATTGTTGTTTCTTGTCGTCGTCCCCGCATGGGCGGGAACGGAGTCACGGTTGGATGAGGCCATCGGTCTGTATCTCAAGGCCCAGGAAGAACGGGATCCGTCCGCCCGTCGCGATGGTTTTCGTCAATCGGCCCGATTGTTCCGGGAACTGGCCGATGGGATGACCCCTCATGCCGCGCTGCACACCAATCTGGGGAATGCCGCCCTCCAGGGGGGCGATCTGGGTCAGGCGATTCTCGCCTTTCGCCGCGCCCTGGTATTGGATCCGGGACACGAACAGGCGCGAAACAATCTTCACCATGCCCGCGACACCCTCCCCCCGACGATCCCCCGTCCGGCGACGGATGACCTGGACCTCCTCCCGATACCGGGCATGAACATGCGCTCGACCACCGGACGGGCCGCGCTCGAAGGGATTCTTTTTTTCCTTGGCGCGGCCCTCGTCGCCATTGCGGTCCAGCGCAAAAGCGTTCGCACCCGTATCATCGCCCTGATCCCCTTTCTGCTCTGGATGACCCTGCTCCTCCACGAGACCATCCGCACCGCCCGGGAAAAAGACCACGCCGTCATCGTCCAGGAAGAAACCATCGGCCATGCCGCCGACTCGATCAATTCCCCGCCCGCCTTTCCCCAACCCCTGCCCGCCGGTACCGAGGTACGCATCCTCGAACGACGCCGCGACTGGATCCGCATCACCCTGGCCAACGGCGGCAGCGCCTGGATCCGCTCCTCCGACACAGCCCTCATCGACCACCATCGACCCGACCCCGAATGA
- a CDS encoding MoxR family ATPase — translation MERAGHLGTDLSTEIGKVLVGQEALVTRLLIGLLTGGHILLEGMPGLAKTMTVRALAQAIDTGFSRIQFTPDMLPADVVGTEVFNPREGTYSVKKGPVFSNLVLADEINRAPAKVQSALLEVMQERQVTLGGTTYPLEEPFLVLATQNPIEQEGTYPLPEAQLDRFMMKVRVGYPSRDEERKILDRMAGHQPLPRIRPVTRPEEIARARQGVEEVFVDEKVRDYIVDVVRASRNPKEAGIEGLEGMIEFGASPRAGIALMRAAKAQAFLQGRNYATPHDVKSLVPDVLRHRVQPSYEAEAEGKDADGLIQRILDSVLVP, via the coding sequence ATGGAACGAGCGGGCCATCTGGGAACGGACCTGTCCACGGAGATCGGCAAGGTCCTGGTAGGACAGGAAGCGTTGGTGACACGACTGTTGATCGGTCTTTTGACCGGGGGACATATCCTGTTGGAAGGGATGCCGGGACTGGCCAAGACGATGACGGTTCGCGCCCTGGCCCAGGCGATCGACACCGGCTTTTCCCGCATCCAGTTCACCCCCGACATGCTCCCCGCCGATGTGGTGGGAACCGAGGTGTTCAATCCCAGGGAAGGGACCTACAGCGTCAAGAAGGGGCCGGTTTTCTCCAATCTGGTCCTGGCCGACGAAATCAACCGCGCCCCCGCCAAAGTGCAGTCGGCACTGCTGGAAGTGATGCAGGAACGCCAGGTGACCCTGGGTGGGACGACCTATCCCCTGGAGGAACCCTTTCTGGTCCTGGCGACCCAGAACCCCATCGAACAGGAGGGAACCTATCCCTTGCCAGAGGCGCAGCTTGACCGGTTCATGATGAAGGTCCGCGTTGGTTATCCGAGTCGCGACGAGGAGCGCAAAATCCTCGATCGGATGGCGGGTCATCAACCGCTGCCCCGGATTCGTCCCGTCACCCGCCCCGAGGAGATTGCCCGGGCGCGTCAGGGGGTCGAGGAGGTCTTCGTCGATGAAAAGGTTCGCGACTATATCGTCGATGTCGTGCGCGCCAGCCGCAATCCCAAGGAGGCGGGCATCGAGGGATTGGAGGGGATGATCGAATTCGGGGCCAGTCCGCGGGCGGGGATTGCCCTGATGCGGGCGGCCAAGGCCCAGGCGTTCCTTCAGGGACGCAACTATGCCACCCCTCATGATGTGAAAAGCCTGGTTCCCGATGTCTTGCGGCATCGGGTGCAGCCCAGTTATGAAGCCGAGGCCGAGGGGAAGGATGCCGATGGGTTGATCCAAAGAATCCTGGATTCAGTTCTGGTCCCATAG
- a CDS encoding VWA domain-containing protein, producing MFEGMFSGLEWREPLALLVMALAPWVFMRSRRPTGTVVTSHLGLVKGARHGALVGWIGFPGLLSALALVCLAIALAGPRTGDETSRIRREGIAIMLVIDRSGSMDARDFVAQDYSVSRLDAVKKVIATFVKGGESGPGRGNDLIGIVTFGTYADSISPLTLDHDNLLSILDQVTVANEKSEAATAIGEGVGLAVERLRLLERDPSQGPIRSKVIILLSDGVNNAGDLDPLHAADLAASLDIQIHAIAAGTTGNVPIPMTTADGQQRLVRQYMEVDEKTLEAMAQRTRGRFFHAGDAQELAETYQAIDQLEKSDIGEIRYLQYREHYPYFVAAAMALMAVALLLNATLLRRLP from the coding sequence ATGTTTGAGGGGATGTTTTCAGGTCTGGAATGGCGCGAACCCCTGGCCCTGCTGGTCATGGCGCTGGCCCCCTGGGTCTTCATGCGCTCGCGACGACCCACGGGCACGGTCGTCACTTCACACCTTGGACTGGTGAAGGGGGCGCGGCACGGGGCCTTGGTCGGGTGGATCGGGTTTCCGGGATTGTTGTCGGCCCTGGCACTGGTCTGCCTCGCCATCGCCCTGGCGGGACCGCGCACCGGCGATGAAACCTCCCGGATCCGTCGCGAGGGAATCGCCATCATGCTGGTCATCGACCGTTCCGGCTCCATGGACGCCCGCGATTTCGTCGCCCAGGATTACAGCGTCAGTCGCCTCGACGCCGTAAAAAAGGTCATCGCAACCTTCGTCAAGGGGGGCGAATCGGGTCCGGGACGGGGCAACGACCTGATCGGCATCGTCACCTTCGGCACCTATGCCGACAGCATTTCCCCCCTGACCCTGGACCATGACAATCTGTTGTCCATTCTCGATCAGGTCACGGTCGCCAATGAAAAATCGGAGGCGGCCACCGCCATCGGCGAAGGGGTTGGCCTGGCGGTCGAACGTCTGCGGCTTCTGGAACGCGATCCCTCCCAGGGACCGATCCGCTCCAAGGTCATCATTCTTCTCAGCGACGGGGTCAACAACGCAGGCGACCTCGATCCGCTGCACGCCGCCGACCTGGCCGCAAGCCTCGACATCCAGATTCATGCCATCGCCGCCGGGACCACCGGCAACGTCCCCATCCCCATGACCACCGCCGACGGTCAGCAACGGCTTGTCCGGCAATACATGGAAGTCGATGAAAAAACACTTGAGGCGATGGCGCAACGGACCCGGGGACGATTCTTTCACGCCGGCGACGCCCAGGAACTCGCCGAGACCTACCAGGCCATCGACCAATTGGAAAAAAGCGACATCGGCGAAATTCGTTATCTTCAGTATCGCGAACATTATCCCTACTTTGTCGCCGCCGCCATGGCGCTGATGGCGGTCGCGCTGCTGTTGAACGCCACCTTGTTGCGGAGGCTGCCATGA